The Glandiceps talaboti chromosome 19, keGlaTala1.1, whole genome shotgun sequence genome contains a region encoding:
- the LOC144449905 gene encoding ornithine decarboxylase antizyme 1-like has translation MKKKRRKNQEVVSKQVRGFLYPQQIWSPVNTILLPLVEGLGGIPDVPTNEIVETEPQAGQDGSMVETLFGEDCLDNLPVTSLRFQHHLTDKLCVSWDAVLWQCKLLVELPKGNLPEGSRDSFVALLEYAEEKLACTHVIVCFDKARYDRAVLVRTFMFLGFQAIPPGHPEIPNKPDYMFLAYKIE, from the exons ATGAAGAAGAAACGACGAAAAAATCAAGAAGTAGTCTCGAAGCAAGTCAGGGGCTTCCTTTATCCTCAACAAATCT GGAGCCCAGTAAACACTATCTTATTACCCTTGGTCGAGGGCCTGGGTGGTATTCCTGATGTCCCTACTAATGAGATTGTAGAAACAGAACCTCAGGCAGGCCAAGATGGTTCAATGGTTGAGACACTCTTTGGT GAGGATTGTCTAGATAACCTGCCTGTGACGTCATTGCGTTTCCAGCACCACCTTACAGATAAACTGTGTGTGTCTTGGGACGCTGTACTGTGGCAATGCAAACTATTGGTGGAATTACCCAAAGGTAATTTACCTGAAGGGAGTAGAGACAGTTTTGTGGCACTGCTAGAGTATGCAGAAGAAAAACTAGCCTGTACTCATGTTATTGTCTGCTTTGACAAGGCAAGGTATGACAGAG CTGTATTGGTACGTACATTTATGTTTCTTGGATTCCAGGCCATTCCACCAGGTCATCCTGAAATACCAAACAAACCTGACTACATGTTCCTTGCCTACAAGATAGAGTAA